GTAGAGATTGTGCTCCAGAAGAGCGCGCGATTGCTCGATGGTCGGCTCGGCGGCCGTCCCTTCCTCTCCTTCGCGCGGCGCGCCTCCCGGGTTCTGTCCGGCGGGCAGCGGCGGGAGCAGGCTGCCGGTGGCGAGCACCATCACCCTGGAGACCCGCTCCGGGTGCTCGAAGGCCAGGCTCACCGCCATGCCTCCCGCCTGGGAGTGGCCGACCAGGGCGGCTCGGTCGATTCCCAGGGCGTCGAGAAAGCCGAGTATGAAGCGGCGGCGGTAGGCAACGGAGTAATCGGCCGGATTGTCGGTCAGGCCGAACCCCGGCTGGTCGTACGCTATGGCCCGCACTCCCGCGGCGGCCAGAGGTCCGAGGTTGCGTTCGAAAACGTCGGCCGAGGAGCCCAGGGATGCCCCGTGGAGGAGCAGCGCCACCGGTCCTCTTCCGGCCTCGATGTAGCGCGTCTTCAGTCCATCGACCTGAACGTACTTGTTTTCATAGCCCATCGGACGAGCTCCTTGAACGCCCGCGTTTTTTCCGTCTCTACCGCAAATCCCCCGCGTTGACAATCCACGCGCTCAGCCGAGCGCACGGGAAATCGCTTCCCGCCACGGGCGCAGCTCGCGAAACCACTTTTCCGAGCGGTGGCGCGCCGCGTAATCCAGCGCATCGCGCAGCCGGGCCCGCTCGCGCGGCCCGGGGCGGAAGCCTTGCTTCCTCTCCCTGGCTGCGCGGCTGCGGTCGCAGAATCTTCGGATCGCGAGCCAGTGAGGGAGCGCTTCCTCCCCGAACTTCTCGATGACCGCCCGCCGCCAGCTCGACTCCGGCTCGTAGGCGGACGGCCGGCGCGCGTAGTCGAAGCAGGTGGCGAGCGGAATGAAGCTCAGCGTTTCCTGCAGCAGGGGATTGTTCAGGTAGCCGCGGGCGGCGCGCGGCAAACGGGGGTCGCGGCCGCGAAGCGGCCCCAGATGCAGCTCTTCGCTCATGGACAGGTCGTTCACGGGGTAGTTGTCCCACAGGATGAGCGGATGGGCGATCGTTTGCGCGACGCGCCGCGCATGGGCGTACGTGATGGTTCGCGGCACGACCCGGGGACCGGTCCAGAGACATGCCACTTGCGGCGGCAGGTAATCCGCGAGGATCGGCAGGAAATCGGGCTCGAATGCCCCGAAGGTCCGCGCCAGGATCGGGTCGGGGGTGTAATAGGACGGGCAGAGCCACCAGCGCACACCGCGCCACGATGCGGGTTGTCGTTCGAGGACGGCTTGCATCCAGGTCGCCTCGGCTCGCGCCAGGCTGCCGGAAAAAGCCGTCCGGTCGCGGGCGTGAGCGAGGCGCGACGGGATGTCGTCGAAAAGCACGGCGAAGATCCGCACGCCGGCGTCGTAAAAGCGCTCGGCCTTGGCGATGAGCTTTTGCACCGGCGCAGCATCAGAGAAGCAGAGGCCCTGGCCGGGATGGAAACCGTAGACGAAATCGATGCCAAAGCGCTGCGCGGCGCGGATGAGATGCAGCAGCTCCCGCCAGCGCGACGCGGGGTACGGCAGGCTCCAGCGGGCGCGGTGATAGGGATCGTCCTTGGGTGCGTAGAGATAGGTGTTCATGCCGCGGGCGGCGCCGAAACGAAAAATCTCCTCGCGATGCCTCAGGCTCCAGGGAGGCCCGAAAAATCCTTCCACGATCCCGCGGTGGGCGAAGGTGCGCATCGGTAAGAGCGGTTCAAGCGGTTCAAGCCCTCTGCTGGAGGTGGCCGGTTCGCGGCGAAAACCCTGGGCCCCGGGACGCAAGAAAGCGAACCCCCGGGCGCCTGCTCCCGGTCCCCCGTACGAACCTCGAGCATCACGCGTGAACCGAAAAGCTTTCATAATATGTGGCATATGCCCGCAAAACGGACAAGCGGAGCTTGCCATCGGCGGCGGCATTGCGTACCATGCGGCGAAACGCCGTGATTCGGCGCCTTTATCATGGAATTCAAGTATGTAGACATCGCATCATGGTGGCTCGTGGCAGAGACCTTCGACCGGGGTCAACACGCCGGTGCCCCGTAAGCCGCCGCCGTATCCTGCCCGGGGCCGCTTTTCCAGCCGCTCGGGCCAAAGCCGGAGCTTTACGCTGCGGTGCCCGCGCTCTTCAGGTCTCGGCCCGCTTTCGATGCATGTCTACCGGTCGATCAACCCCAGGTATGATCGTCTGGCTCGTGTTGGTGCTGGTCTTCGGTGGGAGCGCAGGGGCGGCGGATCGTGCAGGTTCGAGTGAACTGGTGCGCATTCCCTCGGGGAGTTTCTGGATGGGAAGCGACGAAGGGTCCCGGGACGAGCGGCCGCGCCATCGGGTCACCCTGGAAGAATTCTGGATCGACCGAATACCCGTGACCAACGCCCGATTCAGCGAGTTCATGAACTCGGCGGCCTTTGCGGCCGGTGGGCGGAGCTGGTACGACGTGGGCGACAACGACGCCAGAATTCACCGCCGCGGTGAGAAGTGGCAGGCCGATCCCGGATTCGCCGACCATCCGGCGGTGGAGGTCTCGTGGTACGGAGCGGACGCTTTTTGCCGCTGGGCGGGCGGTCGTCTGCCGACGGAGGCGGAGTGGGAAAAAGCGGCGCGCGGTACGGACGGGAGAAAATATCCCTGGGGCATGGAGGCTCCCGACAAGAGCCGCGCTCAGTTCGGCGCGGGCTGGAACGAGACGCGTCCGGCCGGCAGCTTTCCCAAAGGGGCGAGCCCGTACGGGGTCCTGGATATGGCGGGGAACGTCTGGCAGTGGGTGAGCAGCATCTACGCGCCCTATCCCTACGATGCGGCCGACGGCCGCGAGGATCCACGGCGGGAGGCGGTGCGCGGGACGCGAGGCGGCGGGCATGACTCGCCCGCCGGCGAGCTCACCGCCACGCAGCGCGGAGCCTCCCTGTCGCGCAACCCGCGCTCGGGGCACCACAACATCGGATTTCGCTGCGCGCGGTCCACTCCCCCGAGGTGAAGCGTGCTGCCCGCGAATCTGTTCCTCCAAGGCATCCTGATCGGCTTCGTCGTTGCCGTTCCCGTCGGCCCGCTCGGCCTGCTGTGCGTCAACCGGGCGCTGTCGATGGGGATTCTGTTCGGCCTCTATTCCGGTCTGGGAGTGGCGACCGCGGACGCTCTGGCCGCCGGAATCGCCGCCCTCGGGCTCAGGTTGATCTCGGATTTCTTCGTCAACCACCAGCTGTTGCTGCGGGTCATCGGCGGCGCCTTTCTCTGCTATCTCGGCGTGAAGATCTTCTGCACCCATCCACAGCTCGTGCCGGCCGGACGTCCGGTGAAAGGGCTCTCGCGCGCGTACGCCGCGACCTTCTTTCTCACCTTCTCCAATCCGGTGACCGTGCTTTCTTTCTTTGCAATCTACGCAGGCTGGGGCGTGGGCAGCCTCAACGGCCACTATGTCAGCGCGGCGGTTCTGACCGCGGGCGTTTTCGTCGGCTCGGCCCTGTGGTGGATCCTCCTCGCTACCGGCCTGCTCCTGTTCCGCGACCGCTTCAGCCACTACATCGTCGGCTGGATCCACAAGATTTCGGGAGCGGTGATCACGGTCTTCGGGATCGTCGTCTTTCTCGGCCTATGGAGCAGCAGAGTGAGGATCGGCCGCTAGCCGCGGAGACGGCGGCCGCATGGCGGACCTCGTCCATCCCGGCGGCGCTCAACCTGGAGCTCGCGGCGGCGCACGCCGCGGTCAACCTGT
The sequence above is a segment of the Candidatus Zixiibacteriota bacterium genome. Coding sequences within it:
- a CDS encoding alpha/beta hydrolase: MGYENKYVQVDGLKTRYIEAGRGPVALLLHGASLGSSADVFERNLGPLAAAGVRAIAYDQPGFGLTDNPADYSVAYRRRFILGFLDALGIDRAALVGHSQAGGMAVSLAFEHPERVSRVMVLATGSLLPPLPAGQNPGGAPREGEEGTAAEPTIEQSRALLEHNLYNHALITPEVLETRHRMSVGKNFEAFVRRGEAARGGGARDTTPMWQRLVDLPCPLLIMIGKNDRGNAFERATLLKERYPQLDLHIVDRCRHLVQWDAADEFHRLAAGFLLD
- a CDS encoding beta-N-acetylglucosaminidase domain-containing protein, which gives rise to MRTFAHRGIVEGFFGPPWSLRHREEIFRFGAARGMNTYLYAPKDDPYHRARWSLPYPASRWRELLHLIRAAQRFGIDFVYGFHPGQGLCFSDAAPVQKLIAKAERFYDAGVRIFAVLFDDIPSRLAHARDRTAFSGSLARAEATWMQAVLERQPASWRGVRWWLCPSYYTPDPILARTFGAFEPDFLPILADYLPPQVACLWTGPRVVPRTITYAHARRVAQTIAHPLILWDNYPVNDLSMSEELHLGPLRGRDPRLPRAARGYLNNPLLQETLSFIPLATCFDYARRPSAYEPESSWRRAVIEKFGEEALPHWLAIRRFCDRSRAARERKQGFRPGPRERARLRDALDYAARHRSEKWFRELRPWREAISRALG
- a CDS encoding SUMF1/EgtB/PvdO family nonheme iron enzyme, coding for MIVWLVLVLVFGGSAGAADRAGSSELVRIPSGSFWMGSDEGSRDERPRHRVTLEEFWIDRIPVTNARFSEFMNSAAFAAGGRSWYDVGDNDARIHRRGEKWQADPGFADHPAVEVSWYGADAFCRWAGGRLPTEAEWEKAARGTDGRKYPWGMEAPDKSRAQFGAGWNETRPAGSFPKGASPYGVLDMAGNVWQWVSSIYAPYPYDAADGREDPRREAVRGTRGGGHDSPAGELTATQRGASLSRNPRSGHHNIGFRCARSTPPR
- a CDS encoding LysE family transporter — its product is MLPANLFLQGILIGFVVAVPVGPLGLLCVNRALSMGILFGLYSGLGVATADALAAGIAALGLRLISDFFVNHQLLLRVIGGAFLCYLGVKIFCTHPQLVPAGRPVKGLSRAYAATFFLTFSNPVTVLSFFAIYAGWGVGSLNGHYVSAAVLTAGVFVGSALWWILLATGLLLFRDRFSHYIVGWIHKISGAVITVFGIVVFLGLWSSRVRIGR